One Clavibacter zhangzhiyongii genomic region harbors:
- a CDS encoding 5-oxoprolinase subunit B family protein: MTLRLLPCGDAAVMLDLDSLDEVLRLQPVLDATRPAGVVDVVPGARSILVTVDPDVLPLAAARSWVLAAEPAPEAGARGGEPVEIEVVYDGEDLADVAALLGIGVREVVARHTSGTWTVAFGGFAPGFGYLAGVPGLEVPRRSSPRPRVPAGAVALAGEFSGIYPRVSPGGWQLIGTTRAVLWDPAREPAALLQPGSAVRFREVAA, from the coding sequence GTGACCCTCCGGCTCCTGCCGTGCGGCGACGCGGCCGTGATGCTCGACCTCGACTCGCTCGACGAGGTGCTCCGTCTGCAGCCCGTGCTCGACGCGACGCGGCCCGCGGGCGTCGTCGACGTCGTCCCGGGTGCGCGCAGCATCCTCGTCACGGTGGATCCCGACGTGCTGCCCCTCGCGGCCGCCCGCTCCTGGGTGCTCGCCGCGGAGCCCGCCCCGGAGGCGGGTGCGCGCGGCGGCGAGCCCGTGGAGATCGAGGTCGTCTACGACGGCGAGGACCTCGCCGACGTGGCCGCGCTCCTCGGGATCGGCGTGCGCGAGGTGGTCGCGCGCCACACCTCCGGCACGTGGACCGTCGCGTTCGGCGGCTTCGCGCCCGGGTTCGGCTACCTCGCGGGCGTCCCTGGCCTGGAGGTGCCGCGCCGGTCGTCGCCGCGTCCGCGCGTCCCCGCGGGGGCGGTCGCGCTCGCCGGCGAGTTCAGCGGCATCTACCCGCGGGTCTCGCCGGGCGGCTGGCAGCTCATCGGCACGACGCGGGCCGTGCTGTGGGATCCGGCGCGCGAGCCGGCGGCGCTGCTGCAGCCCGGATCCGCCGTGCGCTTCCGCGAGGTCGCCGCGTGA
- a CDS encoding glutaredoxin family protein, translated as MSATVLTLVGKPGCHLCDDARQVVTEVLGGLGADRAAEVTLEERSILDDRALADRYAEEIPVLLIDGRVHNYWRIDADRLRAALDAR; from the coding sequence ATGAGCGCAACCGTCCTCACCCTCGTCGGCAAGCCCGGCTGCCACCTCTGCGACGACGCCCGGCAGGTCGTGACGGAGGTGCTCGGGGGCCTCGGCGCGGATCGCGCCGCGGAGGTCACGCTGGAGGAGCGGAGCATCCTCGACGACCGGGCGCTCGCGGACCGGTACGCGGAGGAGATCCCCGTCCTCCTCATCGACGGGCGGGTCCACAACTACTGGCGCATCGACGCCGACCGGCTGCGCGCGGCGCTCGACGCGCGCTGA
- a CDS encoding LamB/YcsF family protein has translation MQIDLNSDLAESFGRWTLGDDDAMLAIVSSANVACGFHAGDPLVMLHALERAARDGVAVGAHVAYRDLAGFGRRDLDASPAELTGDVLYQLAAISGMARTVGARVSYVKPHGALYNRIAHDPVQAQAVVDAVVALDPTLPVLGLPGSEILRLAAAAGLPTRVEAFTDRAYTPEGALVSRRQEGAVIHDPAEVAARSVRMATEGTVVAVDGSVVRLDPDSLCLHSDTPGAVVLARAVRDALEAAGVAIRPVPDAEPADPAPRTAPAHRLAL, from the coding sequence ATGCAGATCGACCTCAACAGCGACCTGGCCGAGTCCTTCGGCCGCTGGACCCTCGGCGACGACGACGCGATGCTCGCCATCGTCTCGAGCGCGAACGTGGCCTGCGGGTTCCATGCGGGGGATCCGCTCGTCATGCTGCACGCGCTGGAGCGCGCGGCACGCGACGGCGTGGCCGTCGGCGCGCACGTCGCCTACCGTGACCTCGCCGGCTTCGGCCGCCGCGACCTCGACGCCTCGCCCGCCGAGCTCACGGGCGACGTGCTCTACCAGCTCGCGGCGATCTCCGGCATGGCCCGGACGGTCGGCGCGCGCGTCTCGTACGTCAAGCCGCACGGGGCCCTGTACAACCGCATCGCGCACGATCCCGTGCAGGCGCAGGCCGTGGTGGACGCCGTGGTCGCGCTGGATCCGACGCTCCCCGTGCTCGGGCTGCCCGGCTCCGAGATCCTCCGCCTCGCCGCCGCGGCCGGCCTGCCGACGCGCGTCGAGGCGTTCACCGACCGGGCGTACACGCCGGAGGGGGCGCTCGTGTCGAGGCGGCAGGAGGGCGCTGTGATCCACGACCCCGCCGAGGTCGCGGCCCGCTCCGTGCGCATGGCGACGGAGGGCACGGTGGTGGCGGTCGACGGATCCGTGGTGCGGCTCGACCCCGACTCCCTCTGCCTGCACAGCGACACCCCCGGCGCCGTGGTGCTGGCCCGCGCCGTGCGCGACGCGCTCGAGGCGGCCGGCGTCGCGATCCGCCCGGTGCCGGACGCGGAGCCCGCCGACCCCGCGCCCCGCACCGCGCCCGCCCACCGGCTCGCGCTGTGA
- a CDS encoding DUF2510 domain-containing protein, whose amino-acid sequence MTDSTGTPSTPAGWYADPAGSDRLRWWDGTRWTDHLTDAPTAAASTAGSTPGSAERPAEAAPASASSAPYVPPAGTQPAYGQQPYSQQPYSQQPYSQAGYAQQPHAAPAPLPTVPASTSPHTWAIWVLAALPVVSLLFALNVDYGDALDMSPRGPSPEAAVASALSSLVQFLVWAGTVALAYFDWRELTRRGIAKPFHWAWAFIPVAGGVYLIGRSVVVRRRIEGAPAAALSPIWLWIGLNVIVLFIAVVKGVEAAASVMQRYGTLGY is encoded by the coding sequence GTGACTGACTCGACCGGAACACCCTCCACGCCCGCGGGCTGGTACGCGGACCCCGCCGGATCCGACCGCCTGCGCTGGTGGGACGGCACCCGCTGGACCGACCACCTGACGGACGCGCCGACCGCCGCCGCGTCGACGGCGGGCTCGACCCCCGGGTCCGCGGAGCGGCCCGCCGAAGCGGCGCCCGCGTCCGCGTCGTCCGCTCCGTACGTCCCTCCGGCGGGGACGCAGCCCGCGTACGGGCAGCAGCCGTACTCGCAGCAGCCCTACTCGCAGCAGCCGTACTCGCAGGCCGGGTACGCGCAGCAGCCCCACGCGGCCCCCGCCCCGCTGCCGACCGTGCCCGCGTCCACGTCGCCGCACACCTGGGCGATCTGGGTGCTCGCGGCGCTGCCGGTGGTCTCCCTCCTCTTCGCGCTCAACGTCGACTACGGCGACGCGCTCGACATGAGCCCGCGCGGCCCGAGCCCCGAGGCCGCCGTCGCGTCCGCGCTCAGCAGCCTCGTCCAGTTCCTGGTGTGGGCCGGGACCGTCGCCCTGGCCTACTTCGACTGGCGGGAGCTGACCCGCCGCGGCATCGCGAAGCCCTTCCACTGGGCCTGGGCGTTCATCCCCGTCGCCGGCGGCGTCTACCTGATCGGCCGGTCGGTCGTCGTGCGCCGCCGCATCGAGGGCGCGCCGGCCGCCGCGCTCTCGCCCATCTGGCTCTGGATCGGGCTCAACGTGATCGTCCTGTTCATCGCCGTGGTCAAGGGCGTGGAGGCGGCCGCCTCGGTGATGCAGCGGTACGGCACCCTCGGGTACTGA
- a CDS encoding 30S ribosomal protein bS22 encodes MGSVIKKRRKRMAKKKHRKLLRKTRHQRRNKK; translated from the coding sequence ATGGGTTCAGTGATCAAGAAGCGTCGCAAGCGCATGGCGAAGAAGAAGCACCGCAAGCTGCTTCGCAAGACGCGCCACCAGCGTCGCAACAAGAAGTAG
- a CDS encoding ATP-dependent DNA ligase yields the protein MGQLIFDSTTRTTIDDRALAHLQIVMLNKLRRRESFAFSWKYPASEGDGRSTVWVAPELPLHFRFSGSRAPSINPAWIDLLMDSANTGSGLHLVPEPPAGTTVAAPAAD from the coding sequence ATGGGCCAGCTGATCTTCGACAGCACCACGCGCACCACCATCGACGACCGCGCTCTCGCGCACCTGCAGATCGTCATGCTCAACAAGCTCCGCCGACGCGAGAGCTTCGCGTTCTCGTGGAAGTACCCCGCCTCGGAGGGCGACGGCCGCAGCACGGTGTGGGTCGCCCCCGAGCTGCCGCTGCACTTCCGCTTCTCGGGCAGTCGCGCGCCCTCGATCAACCCGGCCTGGATCGACCTCCTGATGGACAGCGCGAACACCGGATCCGGCCTGCACCTCGTGCCGGAGCCGCCCGCGGGCACGACCGTCGCGGCCCCCGCCGCCGACTGA
- a CDS encoding Dabb family protein: MTLRHVVSWKLADRDPAALDRDAARVREALETLPGLVPGIRSFQVGRDVVGSARSHDLVLIADFDDRAGLEAYDVHPEHQRVAAFVRSLVGSAASVDFEV; this comes from the coding sequence ATGACCCTGCGCCACGTCGTCTCCTGGAAGCTCGCCGACCGCGATCCCGCCGCCCTCGACCGGGACGCCGCCCGCGTCCGGGAGGCGCTCGAGACGCTGCCCGGCCTCGTTCCCGGCATCCGCTCGTTCCAGGTGGGGCGCGACGTCGTCGGATCCGCCCGCAGCCACGACCTCGTGCTCATCGCCGACTTCGACGACCGCGCCGGCCTCGAGGCCTACGACGTGCACCCCGAGCACCAGCGCGTGGCCGCGTTCGTGCGGAGCCTCGTGGGATCCGCGGCGTCCGTCGACTTCGAGGTCTGA
- a CDS encoding HAD family hydrolase, whose amino-acid sequence MVEQAGTPVLAFFDVDNTLIHGASVFHLVRGLRAAGLLTVRDIVGAGWKHARFKARGENDRHLASARARGLEVVTGVRVADMARLADEIYERHTAPTVWPETLGLAQEHLAKGHQVWLVTASPSFLADVIARRLGLTGALGSTLEVRDGAYTGRLLGEFLHGAHKAAAARGLLARTGADAAECWAYSDSRHDIPLLTLVGHPVVVNPDQGLAAHARAAGWPAMRLQRASIRDARRRVRREAAEAGGSTGG is encoded by the coding sequence ATGGTCGAGCAGGCGGGCACCCCGGTCCTCGCGTTCTTCGACGTCGACAACACCCTCATCCACGGCGCCAGCGTCTTCCACCTCGTGCGCGGGCTCCGCGCGGCCGGCCTCCTCACGGTGCGCGACATCGTCGGCGCCGGCTGGAAGCACGCGCGCTTCAAGGCCCGCGGCGAGAACGACCGGCACCTCGCCTCCGCCCGCGCCCGCGGCCTGGAGGTCGTCACGGGCGTCCGGGTCGCCGACATGGCGCGCCTCGCGGACGAGATCTACGAGCGGCACACCGCGCCGACGGTCTGGCCGGAGACACTCGGTCTCGCGCAGGAGCACCTCGCCAAGGGGCACCAGGTCTGGCTCGTGACGGCGTCGCCCTCGTTCCTCGCCGACGTGATCGCCCGCCGCCTCGGTCTCACGGGCGCCCTCGGCAGCACGCTCGAGGTGCGCGACGGCGCCTACACGGGGCGGCTCCTCGGCGAGTTCCTGCACGGCGCGCACAAGGCCGCTGCCGCCCGGGGCCTCCTCGCGCGGACGGGCGCGGACGCCGCCGAGTGCTGGGCCTACTCCGACTCCCGGCACGACATCCCGCTGCTCACGCTCGTCGGGCACCCCGTGGTCGTGAACCCGGACCAGGGTCTCGCGGCGCACGCGCGCGCGGCTGGCTGGCCCGCGATGCGGCTCCAGCGCGCGAGCATCCGCGACGCCCGGCGCCGCGTGCGGCGCGAGGCCGCGGAGGCCGGCGGCTCGACCGGCGGCTGA
- a CDS encoding helix-turn-helix domain-containing protein, translated as MSRDLSDVRFLTVAEVAEMMRVSKMTVYRLVHSGDLPAIRFGRSFRVPESAVLAAIDPQNALPGQPGDRSRHSGMSDVG; from the coding sequence ATGTCGCGTGACCTGTCCGACGTCCGATTCCTCACGGTGGCCGAGGTCGCCGAGATGATGCGCGTCTCCAAGATGACCGTCTACCGGCTCGTCCACTCGGGCGACCTGCCCGCCATCCGCTTCGGCCGCTCGTTCCGCGTGCCCGAGTCCGCCGTGCTCGCGGCGATCGACCCGCAGAACGCGCTCCCCGGCCAGCCCGGCGACCGGTCGCGTCACTCCGGCATGTCGGATGTCGGCTAG
- the aspS gene encoding aspartate--tRNA(Asn) ligase: MTTRTLIKNLAALDDGDVAVSGWVETVRDQKKIQFVILRDESGAVQLTYKRQGDEDATADAISGLAAGTFLTATGTLKHDERVKLGGLEIGLSGIEVAGAAIPETPIAADSSIDKRLDWRFIDLRAPRNSLIFRVQTTLVHALRTYWVEHDFIEVFSPKLMATPSESNAELFKVDYFDGVAYLAQSPQFFKQMAQSAGFGKMFEVGPAFRADPSFTSRHATEFTSVDAEISWVESHEDVARLQEELIVAALTAVKEKHGDEIRELFDVEVTVPSIPFPRIPLLEAKDIVAKRGHVIDRADDDLDPEGERQIAAHVMEEFGHEFVFLTDYPSSIRPFYHMRNAEDPSITNSYDLIWNGVEITTGAQREHRVEVLEAQAREKGLDPEELGSYLDFFRYGVPPHGGFGMGLNRVLMLLLHQSNLREVTYLFRGPNRLAP, from the coding sequence GTGACCACCCGAACCCTCATCAAGAACCTGGCCGCCCTCGACGACGGGGACGTGGCCGTCTCCGGCTGGGTCGAGACCGTCCGGGACCAGAAGAAGATCCAGTTCGTGATCCTCCGCGACGAGTCCGGCGCGGTGCAGCTCACCTACAAGCGCCAGGGCGACGAGGACGCGACCGCCGACGCCATCTCCGGCCTCGCCGCGGGCACCTTCCTCACCGCCACCGGCACGCTCAAGCACGACGAGCGCGTGAAGCTCGGCGGCCTGGAGATCGGCCTGTCCGGCATCGAGGTCGCGGGCGCGGCCATCCCGGAGACCCCCATCGCGGCCGACTCCTCCATCGACAAGCGCCTCGACTGGCGCTTCATCGACCTGCGCGCGCCCCGCAACTCGCTGATCTTCCGCGTGCAGACCACGCTCGTGCACGCGCTGCGCACCTACTGGGTGGAGCACGACTTCATCGAGGTCTTCTCCCCCAAGCTCATGGCGACGCCCTCCGAGTCGAACGCCGAGCTGTTCAAGGTCGACTACTTCGACGGCGTCGCGTACCTCGCGCAGAGCCCGCAGTTCTTCAAGCAGATGGCGCAGTCCGCGGGCTTCGGCAAGATGTTCGAGGTCGGCCCGGCGTTCCGCGCCGACCCGTCCTTCACCTCGCGCCACGCGACCGAGTTCACCTCGGTGGACGCGGAGATCAGCTGGGTCGAGAGCCACGAGGACGTCGCGCGCCTCCAGGAGGAGCTCATCGTCGCCGCGCTCACCGCGGTGAAGGAGAAGCACGGCGACGAGATCCGCGAGCTGTTCGACGTGGAGGTGACCGTGCCGAGCATCCCGTTCCCGCGGATCCCGCTGCTCGAGGCCAAGGACATCGTCGCCAAGCGCGGCCACGTGATCGACCGCGCCGACGACGACCTCGACCCCGAGGGCGAGCGCCAGATCGCGGCGCACGTGATGGAGGAGTTCGGCCACGAGTTCGTGTTCCTCACCGACTACCCGTCGTCGATCCGGCCGTTCTACCACATGCGCAACGCCGAGGACCCGTCGATCACGAACAGCTACGACCTCATCTGGAACGGCGTCGAGATCACCACGGGAGCGCAGCGCGAGCACCGCGTCGAGGTGCTCGAGGCGCAGGCCCGCGAGAAGGGCCTCGACCCCGAGGAGCTCGGCTCCTACCTCGACTTCTTCCGCTACGGCGTCCCGCCGCACGGCGGCTTCGGCATGGGCCTCAACCGCGTGCTGATGCTCCTGCTGCACCAGTCGAACCTGCGCGAGGTCACCTACCTGTTCCGCGGGCCGAACCGGCTCGCCCCGTAG
- a CDS encoding LCP family protein, with the protein MPHETRHDRRLTSGIARHGRLPRPSGARTAVKAVAAVAAVALVSTGSVAAFAAWDLARTVQANSVEIGDGQAPPPSIGGIDGGANILLVGGDTREGQGDGYGTGRDVQTGNLNDVTMLLHISEDHTRATVVSFPRDMLVDMPACAGPDGVEVAASSGVQINEALKRGGLPCVVRAVEAITGLEVPYGGVIQFNGVIEMSNAVGGVPVCIAKRIFDPKTDLDIQAGERVLQGREAVQFLRTRYGVGDGSDIDRISNQQVFLSALLRTVTATDTLTNPAKVYGIARAAIDNMVLSTSLDSPSAIASLALTVKDIPLDRFTFVQYPSIRLESGRVAQDVAKGDEMIRLVAADADFALAPGSTGQGVAAPEPAAAETPAPDAGASPTAGPSAPAVLPEGVTGQMASEETCSNG; encoded by the coding sequence ATGCCCCACGAGACGCGACACGACCGGCGCCTGACGAGCGGGATCGCCCGGCACGGCCGGCTGCCGAGGCCGAGCGGCGCGCGCACCGCCGTGAAGGCCGTGGCCGCGGTCGCCGCCGTCGCGCTCGTGAGCACCGGATCCGTGGCCGCGTTCGCGGCGTGGGACCTCGCGCGCACGGTGCAGGCGAACTCGGTGGAGATCGGCGACGGGCAGGCGCCGCCGCCGTCCATCGGCGGGATCGACGGAGGCGCGAACATCCTGCTGGTCGGCGGCGACACCCGCGAGGGGCAGGGCGACGGCTACGGGACGGGACGCGACGTCCAGACCGGGAACCTCAACGACGTCACGATGCTCCTGCACATCAGCGAGGACCACACGCGCGCGACCGTCGTGTCGTTCCCCCGCGACATGCTCGTCGACATGCCCGCCTGCGCGGGGCCCGACGGCGTCGAGGTCGCCGCGTCCTCCGGCGTCCAGATCAACGAGGCGCTCAAGCGCGGCGGCCTCCCCTGCGTCGTGCGCGCCGTGGAGGCGATCACGGGCCTCGAGGTGCCGTACGGCGGCGTGATCCAGTTCAACGGCGTCATCGAGATGTCGAACGCCGTGGGCGGCGTGCCGGTCTGCATCGCGAAGCGCATCTTCGACCCCAAGACGGACCTCGACATCCAGGCGGGCGAGCGGGTGCTCCAGGGACGCGAGGCCGTCCAGTTCCTCCGCACCCGCTACGGAGTGGGCGATGGGAGCGACATCGACCGCATCAGCAACCAGCAGGTGTTCCTCAGCGCGCTGCTGCGCACCGTCACGGCGACGGACACGCTGACGAATCCGGCGAAGGTCTACGGCATCGCCCGCGCGGCTATCGACAACATGGTGCTGTCGACGTCGCTCGACAGCCCTTCCGCGATCGCCTCGCTCGCCCTCACCGTGAAGGACATCCCGCTCGACCGCTTCACGTTCGTCCAGTACCCGAGCATCCGGCTCGAGTCCGGGCGGGTGGCGCAGGACGTCGCGAAGGGCGACGAGATGATCCGCCTCGTCGCGGCCGACGCCGACTTCGCGCTCGCGCCCGGCAGCACGGGGCAGGGCGTCGCGGCGCCCGAGCCCGCGGCCGCGGAGACGCCCGCGCCGGATGCCGGCGCCTCCCCCACCGCCGGCCCCTCCGCCCCCGCCGTGCTCCCGGAGGGCGTCACCGGCCAGATGGCGTCCGAGGAGACCTGCTCGAACGGCTGA
- a CDS encoding ABC transporter ATP-binding protein — MGDAVEVERVSVVVDGIPLLRPTDLTAAAGDAVAVTGPNGAGKTTLLRVLAGLSRPSAGSARVQGRPVDERDRAFRRAVSGSIGHPPTARDLTLAEHLAVIAASWGLDAEAARGRAAEHLERWRLAPLARRFPHELSSGQSQLAALAMATVRPHDVLLLDEPEQRLDPDRLQLVIGILREELDDGRTIVLATHSPVLRDAVAHRSVALVGDAA, encoded by the coding sequence ATGGGGGATGCGGTAGAGGTCGAGCGGGTGTCGGTGGTCGTCGACGGGATCCCGCTGCTGCGGCCGACCGACCTGACCGCCGCCGCGGGCGACGCGGTCGCGGTGACCGGCCCGAACGGCGCCGGGAAGACGACCCTGCTGCGCGTGCTCGCCGGGCTCAGCCGGCCGAGCGCCGGATCCGCCCGCGTGCAGGGGCGGCCCGTGGACGAGCGCGACCGGGCCTTCCGCCGGGCGGTCTCCGGATCGATCGGCCACCCGCCCACCGCGCGCGACCTGACGCTGGCCGAGCACCTCGCCGTCATCGCCGCGTCCTGGGGCCTCGACGCGGAGGCGGCCCGCGGGCGCGCGGCGGAGCACCTCGAGCGCTGGCGGCTCGCGCCCCTGGCGCGGCGGTTCCCGCACGAGCTCTCCTCCGGGCAGTCGCAGCTCGCGGCGCTCGCCATGGCCACCGTCCGGCCCCACGACGTGCTCCTCCTCGACGAGCCCGAGCAGCGGCTCGATCCCGACCGGCTGCAGCTCGTGATCGGGATCCTCCGCGAGGAGCTCGACGACGGCCGCACGATCGTGCTCGCGACGCACAGCCCGGTGCTCCGCGACGCGGTCGCGCACCGGTCGGTCGCGCTCGTCGGCGACGCGGCGTGA
- a CDS encoding biotin-dependent carboxyltransferase family protein, producing MSGPEAGSADPAPDPAPARRGRRATTAVAPALVVERTGPLMLVQDAGRPGHGGIGVSPSGALDPRALADANLLVGNAPDAAGLEIVLGGAVLRATAAVWVAVTGAVGPLTRTAGRGTRPAPWSAALLLDAGDALEIGPAEAGIRWYLAVRGGIDVVPVLGSRAADLLSGVGPAPVAVGDVLPVGSAATLPVPPVDALPVSAPADGEVLLRVSPGPRLDWFVDGSWSALLDRPWEVTAEADRVGVRLDGEPLERRIPGELPSEGVVTGALQVPPSGRPILFLADHPMTGGYPVIAVVARDDVRLAAQLRPGQRIRFI from the coding sequence GTGAGCGGGCCCGAGGCAGGCTCCGCGGACCCGGCCCCGGACCCGGCCCCCGCCCGGCGCGGCCGTCGCGCCACGACCGCCGTCGCGCCCGCGCTCGTCGTCGAGCGCACCGGGCCGCTCATGCTCGTGCAGGACGCGGGCCGCCCGGGCCACGGCGGCATCGGCGTCTCGCCGTCGGGTGCGCTGGATCCCCGCGCCCTCGCCGACGCCAACCTCCTCGTCGGCAACGCCCCCGACGCGGCCGGCCTCGAGATCGTGCTCGGCGGCGCGGTGCTGCGCGCGACGGCCGCGGTGTGGGTCGCGGTGACCGGCGCCGTCGGACCGCTCACGCGCACGGCGGGTCGGGGGACCCGGCCCGCGCCCTGGTCCGCGGCGCTGCTGCTGGACGCGGGCGACGCCCTCGAGATCGGCCCGGCCGAGGCCGGCATCCGCTGGTACCTGGCCGTGCGCGGGGGGATCGACGTCGTCCCCGTCCTCGGGTCGCGTGCCGCGGACCTGCTCTCGGGCGTGGGGCCTGCGCCCGTCGCGGTCGGCGACGTCCTGCCCGTCGGATCCGCGGCGACGCTCCCCGTGCCGCCCGTCGACGCGCTGCCCGTCTCCGCGCCCGCCGACGGCGAGGTGCTGCTCCGGGTCTCGCCCGGGCCGCGCCTCGACTGGTTCGTCGACGGATCCTGGTCCGCGCTCCTCGACCGGCCGTGGGAGGTCACGGCGGAGGCCGACCGCGTGGGCGTCCGCCTCGACGGCGAGCCGCTCGAGCGGCGGATCCCGGGCGAGCTCCCCAGCGAGGGCGTCGTCACGGGCGCGCTCCAGGTGCCGCCCTCGGGCCGGCCGATCCTGTTCCTCGCCGACCACCCGATGACGGGCGGCTACCCGGTGATCGCCGTGGTCGCGCGCGACGACGTGCGGCTCGCCGCGCAGCTGCGCCCCGGGCAGCGCATCCGCTTCATCTGA
- a CDS encoding ArsR/SmtB family transcription factor has protein sequence MADIFDVVSDPTRRDLLRVLLDRRAVREAPTGEISVSELVQTLGISQPTVSKHLRVLRDIGLVSVREEGQHRYYRLEAAPLQALDAWVAPFVDADREDAARDDANADPDTGLLGGGLSTDPDGDDEHDPAGYPFAASLGRIWADTRYQAAAAVHDATRVAGTAGQASLGRLRARKQGNTRDA, from the coding sequence ATGGCTGACATCTTCGACGTCGTGTCGGATCCCACCCGACGCGACCTCCTCCGCGTGCTGCTCGACCGACGCGCGGTGCGCGAGGCCCCGACGGGGGAGATCAGCGTCTCCGAGCTCGTGCAGACCCTCGGGATCAGCCAGCCCACCGTGTCGAAGCACCTGCGGGTGCTGCGCGACATCGGCCTCGTCTCCGTGCGCGAGGAGGGGCAGCACCGCTACTACCGGCTCGAGGCCGCGCCGCTCCAGGCGCTCGACGCGTGGGTCGCGCCGTTCGTCGACGCCGACCGCGAGGACGCGGCGCGGGACGACGCGAACGCGGATCCGGACACCGGCCTCCTCGGCGGCGGGCTCTCGACGGATCCCGACGGCGACGACGAGCACGACCCGGCGGGCTACCCGTTCGCCGCGTCCCTCGGCCGGATCTGGGCGGACACCCGCTACCAGGCGGCCGCCGCCGTGCACGACGCGACGCGCGTCGCGGGGACGGCGGGCCAGGCGTCGCTCGGTCGCCTGCGCGCGCGGAAGCAGGGGAACACGCGGGACGCGTGA